In Penicillium psychrofluorescens genome assembly, chromosome: 5, a single window of DNA contains:
- a CDS encoding uncharacterized protein (ID:PFLUO_008043-T1.cds;~source:funannotate): protein MCMTGICTLMTKWLSAVFSAPSSESVDEELPLAHIQQTFRKERLIRFWTKCAIVATFGLRIFRPQVPYNHMSGALPFTFFEAIGLKRIEHHEPSDGEFPLPELIEEQYWEASNGHFKGWAPGMTRLTTDDTQPSWAAAPLPTGFNRWRELSNLDNDDIIFNGQDPKESLKSFYDPVDDPLRITNLNHGLVEPLARALKDHDIPITHVVLVMMESARKDIFPLKNDSHLHREILSSYRHPDEKALRDLNDKLARLTPVAERLTGESGGFSSSKGDPPALETEWKDSAEPGMGGINVNGVLTGSTLSFKSAVMNHCGVGPIPIDFMGEVKADIYQPCIMQVLELFNQLQPKSTIDDGRFQDRNWTSVFLQSITGEYDDQSDLNRMMGFKKAIYREDIDKPIADHYHPHMEEINYFGFSEHEIYPYLQDVVRGALENNERLFLSHFTSTTHHPWSTPEEFHKEQYFAEDSFMEKHEDMNNYLNAVHYVDTWLGDMLKVLDENDIANETLVVLVGDHGQAFQEDAPVTGTYENGHISNFRIPLVFRHPLLPRLQITANATSMSVVPTILDLLLNTKSLNEKDSAAALDLMNEYEGQSLIRPYQATHNGRQAWNFGIINSGGTMLSVGSAAVPYRLILPLTPDFEYVFSDLDTDPDELSPLRSWTREEVIDQVLEHHGARAAGWVADAAKVGQWWVDERKRLWHHH from the exons ATGTGCATGACGGGAATATGCACCTTGATGACCAAATGGCTGTCAGCGGTGTTCAGCGCGCCCTCGTCGGAAAgcgtggatgaagagctTCCGCTGGCCCATATACAGCAAACGTTCCGTAAAGAGCGGCTTATTCGATTTTGGACCAAATGTGCTATAGTCGCAACCTTCGGTCTGCGCATTTTTCGGCCTCAGGTGCCTTATAACCACATGTCCGGAGCTTTGCCGTTTACTTTTTTCGAAGCGATTGGGTTGAAGCGTATTGAGCACCACGAGCCTAGTGATGGAGAGTTTCCTTTGCCGGAATTGATTGAGGAGCAATACTGGGAGGCTTCCAATGGTCATTTCAAGGGCTGGGCTCCGGGTATGACTCGGCTGACGACAGACGACACTCAGCCCTCctgggctgctgctcctTTACCAACCGGATTCAACCGCTGGAGAGAATTGTCCAATCTTGATAATGATGATATCATATTCAACGGGCAAGATCCGAAAGAGTCTCTGAAGAGCTTCTACGATCCCGTCGACGATCCCTTGCGCATCACGAATCTCAACCACGGACTAGTTGAGCCACTTGCTCGAGCATTGAAGGACCACGATATCCCGATCACTCATGTTGTTCTCGTGATGATGGAAAGTGCGCGCAAGGATATTTTTCCTCTGAAAAATGACTCCCATCTACACCGGGAGATTCTCTCGTCGTATCGCCACCCCGATGAGAAAGCCCTTCGCGACCTCAATGACAAGCTAGCGCGCCTAACGCCCGTTGCAGAAAGGCTAACGGGGGAGTCTGGTGGGTTTTCATCATCGAAAGGTGATCCTCCTGCGTTAGAGACCGAATGGAAGGACTCTGCAGAACCTGGCATGGGTGGCATCAATGTCAACGGTGTCCTCACTGGTAGCACTCTCTCCTTCAAGAGTGCAGTTATGAACCACTGCGGAGTGGGACCGATCCCAATTGACTTCATGGGCGAAGTCAAGGCCGACATCTACCAACCCTGTATCATGCAGGTTTTGGAACTCTTCAATCAGCTCCAGCCGAAGTCAACTATCGATGATGGCAGATTTCAAGACCGCAACTGGACTTCGGTGTTTCTGCAGTCTATCACCGGGGAGTATGATGATCAGAGCGACCTCAATAGAATGATGGGGTTCAAAAAAGCGATTTACCGCGAAGATATTGATAAGCCTATAGCCGACCACTACCATCCCCACATGGAGGAGATCAATTATTTTGG CTTTTCGGAGCACGAGATATACCCTTACCTGCAAGACGTGGTGAGAGGCGCACTCGAAAACAACGAGCGACTCTTCTTGTCACATTTTACAAGCACAACCCATCATCCCTGGTCCACACCCGAGGAATTCCATAAGGAGCAATACTTTGCAGAAGACAGCTTCATGGAGAAACACGAGGACATGAACAATTATCTAAACGCGGTCCATTACGTGGACACTTGGCTGGGTGATATGTTGAAAGTGTTGGATGAGAACGACATTGCCAATGAGACATTGGTGGTGCTTGTCGGAGACCA TGGCCAGGCGTTCCAAGAAGATGCACCAGTGACGGGGACGTACGAGAACGGGCATATCAGCAACTTCCGCATCCCGCTCGTCTTCCGACATCCCCTACTGCCCCGGCTTCAGATCACCGCCAACGCAACCTCGATGTCGGTTGTGCCGACCATTCTGGACTTGTTGTTGAACACGAAATCCTTGAACGAGAAAGACTCGGCCGCAGCACTGGATTTGATGAATGAGTACGAGGGACAATCGCTCATCCGCCCGTACCAGGCTACCCACAATGGCCGGCAGGCGTGGAATTTCGGCATCATCAACTCCGGGGGTACGATGCTCAGTGTTGGGTCTGCGGCTGTACCGTACCGGCTTATTCTGCCGCTGACGCCAGACTTTGAATATGTCTTTTCGGATCTGGACACCGACCCCGATGAATTGAGCCCATTACGCAGTTGGACCCGGGAGGAGGTCATAGACCAGGTCCTGGAACACCATGGCGCCAGAGCCGCTGGGTGGGTGGCGGACGCGGCGAAAGTGGGACAGTGGTGGGTAGATGAACGGAAGAGGCTCTGGCACCACCATTGA
- a CDS encoding uncharacterized protein (ID:PFLUO_008044-T1.cds;~source:funannotate): MARASPELKKTLTPDLLESVHQLWFGHCLDENSLVLPSQNEMQRWFTRDADFDEACVAQFRPVLELILTSEASATDILETINTASPFSWLYTLLLLDQIPRNCYRGSESKVVFTRFDPLASAIAMRAIENRIFSQSSELRYRLAYRMWFYLPLMHSEELKMHEKALEQYEIKASELEELVDRDVDTLSEDERKYHRVLSGRRDELKTFLAMNTEFEKKHKVIIERFGRYPHRNEALGRTSTPEEVEYLQSGGETFA, from the exons ATGGCTCGCGCGTCGCCGGAGCTGAAAAAGACCCTGACACCAGATCTCCTGGAGAGCGTGCATCAACTCTGGTTTGGTCATTGTTTGGACGAGAATTCTCTGGTTCTCCCAAGCCAAAATGAAATGCAACGTTGGTTCACACGCGACGCGGATTTTGACGAGGCCTGCGT TGCACAATTCCGCCCTGTGCTGGAATTGATTCTTACTTCCGAAGCATCGGCCACCGACATTCTAGAAACAATCAACACGGCCTCACCTTTCTCATGGCTCTAcacccttctccttctggaCCAGATCCCTCGAAACTGCTACCGTGGTTCTGAATCAAAGGTGGTATTTACCCGGTTTGATCCGCTGGCCAGTGCGATCGCCATGCGTGCAATTGAGAACAGAATATTTTCTCAATCGTCGGAGCTGCGATATCGGCTGGCCTACCGCATGTGGTTTTATCTGCCTCTGATGCACTCCGAGGAACTGAAAATGCACGAGAAAGCACTGGAGCAGTATGAAATCAAGGCGTcggagctggaagagctcgTTGACAGAGACGTCGACACCTTATCTGAAGATGAAAGGAAGTATCATCGCGTTTTGTCTGGCCGACGAGATGAGCTTAAGACGTTCTTGGCTATGAACACCGAGTTCGAGAAGAAACACAAGGTCATCATTGAGCGGTTTGGGCGATATCCGCATCGCAATGAGGCTTTGGGCAGAACTTCGACGCCGGAAGAAGTGGAATATCTACAGAGTGGCGGGGAAACATTTGCATGA
- a CDS encoding uncharacterized protein (ID:PFLUO_008045-T1.cds;~source:funannotate) → MRRVKKSRHGCARCKTKRVKCGEEKPHCSRCTRLGVRCPGYVQSLRWITKHEQSDQTSSASITNETGMSPASSSNAPQQQQQQPEDIGHVLSLNDDPVRRPSHDTTATPNFGLDGSNSLCDNLWDLPGNGSLPELSDLCPPSAGPGPSSFSPQGDSAYSFGRSDESPGDLSRFLSFIGPPAPNDEEPGSIYRDFSPSAIVRSYPPAPHPSTSRNFMSISCPLNNPSWTLIEYYFKEVAALFSSYDSQMNPFRTTVSRLWGSSLAMCRTMQSMAAATLVNDFPQFGPLGRKMRNEAVDIITREAVMDDKALLALLMLGQTASWHDPTDLGVSFFNILRKQLNTIASSSSHCPGFDFTSKNSSNNYRFFEEALIYWEMLLSFVTDNDTMVFSDSATSMDESLVLQRVPHPWTGIARDTQFTVHEVGRLVRRERKRIRGRRFTSQDDIARAQMAIDKARELEARLLNLAHPSEAEIVSPGDDETPVWHLLTMAEVYRCTGLMQLYRVFPDLLHSRLPSPGPHFPAAASSTSRDPFFPIDLEGMNMSPGFCNNSTAGATKNNNNSQDTAPSPSLRTQQNLYPPSPRQPSAAQNPPQSFDTEPDPDTSLYENWLTEFAVTTLHRLKTIPLESRTRCLQPFLLVASSSELRLPRTCTPRQPTSPDGQSNTDDNNDYSEETNNDNENYNDNDDADSNENQGPAVSMAAIEVSRTRKFILGRLTSFLHVLPPKPINVCLKLVTEVWKRMDAGQESGTFWMDVMMEKGWETTMG, encoded by the exons ATGCGGCGAGTCAAGAAGTCCCGCCACGGCTGTGCGCGATGCAAGACTAAGCGG GTCAAATGCGGCGAGGAGAAACCCCATTGTAGCCGCTGCACACGTCTAGGCGTGCGCTGCCCGGGCTATGTACAGTCGTTGCGCTGGATCACCAAGCATGAGCAGTCGGATCAGACTTCTAGCGCATCTATAACAAATGAAACTGGGATGAGCCCGGCCTCGTCGTCAAATGCGCcgcaacaacagcagcagcagccggagGACATCGGCCATGTTTTATCTTTGAATGATGACCCAGTCCGAAGGCCTTCACACGACACTACCGCCACTCCAAACTTTGGGCTGGACGGGTCAAACTCCCTCTGCGATAACTTGTGGGATCTTCCCGGGAACGGGTCTTTACCTGAACTGTCCGACCTCTGTCCGCCCTCTGCCGGCCCTGGTccatcatccttctcgcCGCAGGGAGACTCGGCCTACAGCTTTGGACGGTCAGATGAGTCGCCCGGAGATCTGTCGCGTTTTCTGTCTTTCATCGGTCCACCCGCCCCGAATGACGAGGAGCCAGGCAGCATATACCGAGACTTTTCACCATCGGCCATCGTCCGGAGTTACCCTCCCGCGCCGcatccttcaacatcccGCAATTTCATGTCCATCTCTTGTCCACTAAACAACCCGTCGTGGACTCTGATCGAATACTATTTCAAGGAAGTTGCAGCGCTGTTCTCAAGCTATGATAGCCAAATGAACCCGTTCCGGACAACGGTCTCCCGGCTGTGGGGGTCCTCGTTGGCGATGTGCCGAACAATGCAGAGCATGGCTGCTGCAACGCTGGTCAATGACTTCCCTCAGTTCGGGCCTCTGGGCCGGAAGATGCGCAACGAGGCggtcgacatcatcacccgCGAAGCAGTCATGGATGACAAGGCCCTGCTGGCACTGCTCATGCTCGGCCAGACGGCGAGCTGGCACGATCCGACGGATCTCGGGGTTTCGTTCTTCAACATACTGCGTAAACAACTCAATACCATTgcgtcgtcctcgtcgcACTGCCCGGGATTTGACTTCACATCCAAGAACTCCAGTAACAACTACCGGTTCTTCGAGGAAGCCCTAATCTACTGGGAGATGCTCCTGTCATTCGTGACCGACAACGACACAATGGTGTTCTCTGACTCCGCAACATCCATGGACGAGTCTCTAGTTCTCCAACGAGTTCCGCATCCTTGGACCGGCATCGCGCGAGACACCCAGTTCACCGTCCACGAAGTTGGTCGACTAGTCCGGCGCGAACGGAAACGAATTCGAGGGAGGCGCTTCACTTCTCAAGACGACATCGCGCGCGCCCAGATGGCCATTGACAAAGCCCGGGAACTAGAGGCTCGGCTCCTAAACCTCGCCCATCCATCTGAAGCTGAGATCGTGAGTCCCGGCGACGATGAAACTCCAGTCTGGCACCTCCTCACCATGGCCGAAGTCTACCGTTGCACGGGTCTGATGCAACTCTACCGCGTCTTCCCGGACTTGTTGCACAGTCGTCTACCGTCTCCTGGTCCTCATTTCCCCGCTGCTGCATCGTCCACATCCCGGGATCCGTTCTTTCCCATCGATCTCGAAGGCATGAATATGTCCCCGGGCTTTTGCAACAACAGCACTGCAGGTGCTACcaaaaataataataactCCCAAGATACTGCCCCTTCACCATCACTACGCACCCAACAAAACCTCTACCCTCCCTCACCCCGCCAACCATCAGCAGCACAAAACCCACCCCAAAGCTTCGATACAGAGCCCGACCCTGACACCTCCTTATACGAAAACTGGCTCACCGAATTCGCCGTGACAACCCTCCACCGCCTCAAAACCATCCCCCTCGAATCCCGCACAAGATGTCTCCAGCCCTTCTTACTTGTTGCGTCAAGCAGCGAGCTCCGCCTCCCACGCACATGCACGCCGCGCCAACCTACATCTCCAGACGGCCAAAGCAACACCGATGACAACAACGATTACAGTGAAGAAACTAACAACGACAACGAGAACTATAACGATAATGACGACGCCGATAGCAACGAAAACCAAGGCCCCGCCGTCTCAATGGCCGCCATCGAGGTCTCGCGCACGCGGAAAttcatcctcggccgtcTCACCTCGTTTCTGCATGTGCTGCCCCCGAAACCGATCAATGTGTGCTTGAAGCTTGTTACTGAGGTGTGGAAACGGATGGATGCGGGTCAGGAGAGTGGGACGTTTTGGATGGATGTTATGATGGAGAAGGGGTGGGAGACTACGATGGGATAA
- a CDS encoding uncharacterized protein (ID:PFLUO_008046-T1.cds;~source:funannotate), translated as MTEPLRQTNGAKPSNSNQRRTPTHTLPSGAQNGLPVRSRASVNGNGQVDSDSFSDSTSSTESSPVNGAGKPHRPAMSRKASSPMAPAFMVSAPGKAIVFGEHAVVHGKAAMAAAISLRSYLHVTTLSKSHRTVTLNFRDIGLDHTWNIDALPWDIFQQPSKKKYYYDLVTSLDPELVAATQPHLEGVGKGMSEEIRKHQVGGAFAFLYLFLSLGSPQSAGAVYTLRSTIPTGAGLGSSASVCVCLSSALLLQIRTLAGPHPDQPPEEAETQIERINRWAFVGEMCIHGNPSGVDNTVAAGGKAVMFRRVDYNEPPEVTPLLNFPELPLLLVDTQQSRSTKTEVDKVFRLRESHPVVTESILNAIDQVSTSAQQLVDDPDFESSPDKSLAQLGTLIRMNHGCLVSLGVSHPRLERIRELVDYADIGWTKLTGAGGGGCAITLLRPDAKKEVVRDLEKKFSSEGFIKYETVLGGDGVGVLWPAVLRNGSDEEGGEEIDQQKFENADGPEGIERLVGVGVHERREGWKFWKRAAQA; from the coding sequence ATGACCGAACCTCTGCGGCAGACCAACGGAGCGAAACCTTCCAATTCCAACCAGCGTCGCACGCCTACCCACACCCTCCCCAGCGGCGCGCAGAACGGCCTCCCTGTTCGGTCTCGCGCTTCAGTCAACGGCAACGGCCAAGTCGACTCAGACAGTTTCTCCGACAGCACATCCTCCACCGAGTCATCCCCAGTGAACGGCGCGGGGAAACCACATCGGCCCGCCATGTCGCGTAAGGCATCCTCGCCAATGGCGCCCGCCTTCATGGTGTCTGCTCCAGGCAAAGCAATTGTGTTCGGGGAGCACGCCGTCGTCCACGGCAAagcagccatggcagcgGCCATCTCCCTCAGATCGTACCTGCACGTCACAACTCTCTCCAAGTCACACCGCACCGTCACCCTCAATTTCAGAGACATTGGCCTCGACCACACGTGGAACATTGACGCCTTGCCCTGGGACATTTTCCAGCAGCCGTCCAAAAAGAAGTACTACTACGACCTCGTCACCTCCCTCGACCCCGAACTCGTCGCCGCGACCCAGCCACACCTCGAAGGCGTGGGGAAGGGTATGTCGGAGGAAATCCGCAAGCACCAAGTGGGTGGCGCATTCGCTTTTCTCTACCTGTTTCTCTCCCTGGGATCCCCGCAAAGCGCAGGCGCCGTTTACACTCTCCGATCTACAATTCCCACCGGCGCCGGACTGGGTAGCAGCGCCAGTGTCTGTGTGTGTCTGAGTTCcgcacttcttcttcagatCCGCACGTTGGCCGGTCCGCACCCGGACCAGCCGCCAGAGGAGGCAGAGACACAGATTGAGCGCATCAACCGGTGGGCGTTTGTGGGTGAGATGTGCATTCACGGAAACCCCAGTGGGGTGGACAACACGGTCGCCGCGGGCGGCAAGGCCGTGATGTTTCGTCGCGTAGACTATAACGAGCCTCCGGAGGTCACTCCCCTCCTTAACTTCCCCGAACTTCCTCTCTTGCTCGTCGACACACAACAATCCCGCTCCACAAAGACAGAGGTCGACAAGGTCTTCCGACTCAGGGAATCACATCCCGTGGTGACGGAGTCTATTCTTAACGCCATTGATCAAGTATCAACGTCGGCGCAACAACTTGTCGACGACCCTGATTTCGAGAGTTCTCCCGACAAGAGCCTGGCACAGCTCGGCACTCTTATCCGCATGAACCACGGGTGTCTGGTCTCGCTGGGTGTTTCCCACCCGCGCCTGGAACGGATCCGCGAACTGGTCGACTACGCCGACATTGGCTGGACGAAGCTGACCGGtgccggcggcggcggctgcgcAATCACGCTCCTGCGCCCAGACGCGAAGAAAGAAGTCGTGCGCGATCTAGAGAAGAAGTTCTCCTCGGAGGGATTCATCAAATACGAAACCGTTCTCGGTGGAGACGGCGTTGGCGTTCTCTGGCCCGCGGTGCTGCGCAACGGCTCTGACGAGGAaggcggcgaggagatcgaccAGCAAAAGTTCGAGAATGCCGATGGGCCTGAGGGTATCGAGCGCCTTGTTGGCGTTGGGGTGCACGAACGGAGAGAAGGGTGGAAGTTCTGGAAGCGAGCGGCGCAGGCTTAG
- a CDS encoding uncharacterized protein (ID:PFLUO_008047-T1.cds;~source:funannotate), translated as MTENSTKIPEIITCPSELVALSAALGYAQVTGIPQCVLVHVDCGTLAMGQSIHNASVSRVPVLCFAGLSPFTQNGELLGSRTEFIHWVQDVPDQAAIVRQYCRYTGEVKTGRNIKEMVYRALQLTMSDPKGPAYLTAAREVLEERVEREYLGEQTLCPIAPSALPESEVELIATALLGAKRPLVITGYLGRNHQAPPLLAELCDKLPISVVELVGSDMCLRSDHEGYLGVTVTTHSEVCEADVILILDCDVPWIPTAGKPQKGTKIFHLDVDPLKQQMPLFLFDTTRRFRVSCAIALKQLNSFLDKQSIDRGRYTKAFEARSNRYQSWQENLRSLEAVSDEGVISTPYLISRMRNALPHDTIYVLEAVTNAGAVINHLNLTQPGSLVGSGAGGLGWGGGASLGIKLAKPNSFICAIIGDGSYLFSQMESVYWIARRYNIPFLCIVLNNSGWNAPKVSALLVHKDGLSSKSNRGDLNLSFEPSPDYPGIAAAAGGAWGATVKAPGELDLTLKEATDVVRNGRCAVVDVTVPSMWKEN; from the exons ATGACAGAAAACAGTACCAAGATTCCCGAGATCATTACTTGTCCTTCTGAGCTGGTGGCCTTGTCCGCAGCACTGGGTTATGCCCAGGTCACCGGTATTCCG CAATGTGtcctcgtccatgtcgaCTGTGGAACTCTGGCCATGGGGCAATCCATCCACAATGCCTCAGTGAGCAGAGTGCCTGTTTTGTGCTTTGCAGGTCTCAGCCCCTTCACTCAAAACGGGGAACTGCTAGGCTCGAGGACCGA ATTCATACATTGGGTGCAAGACGTGCCTGATCAAGCAGCGATTGTCCGCCAATATTGCCGGTACACCGGGGAGGTCAAGACCGGACGAAATATCAAGGAGATGGTGTACCGAGCTCTGCAGCTTACTATGTCAGACCCTAAAGGCCCGGCCTATTTAACTGCAGCGAGGGAGGTTCTTGAAGAA CGTGTGGAGAGAGAATACCTCGGAGAGCAAACCCTATGTCCAATTGCGCCTAGTGCATTGCCAGAGTCGG AGGTGGAATTGATTGCGACTGCCCTATTAGGCGCGAAGAGACCGCTGGTCATTACGGGATATCTGGGTCGCAATCACCAAGCGCCTCCCCTACTGGCAGAGCTTTGCGATAAGCTGCCAATTAGTGTGGTGGAACTGGTAGGCTCTGATATGTGCTTGCGGAGTGACCATGAAGGATATCTGGGTGTCACTGTGACTACACACTCAGAAGTCTGCGAAGCCGATGTGATTTTAATTCTGGACTGTGATGTGCCATGGATCCCCACCGCTGGAAAGCCACAGAAAG GAACGAAAATCTTCCATCTTGATGTTGATCCGCTCAAGCAACAAATGCCGC TATTTCTTTTCGACACGACTCGCAGATTCCGAGTTAGTTGTGCGATTGCGTTGAAGCAACTCAATTCGTTTCTGGACAAGCAAAGCATTGACAGAGGACGCTACACCAAAGCGTTTGAAGCACGCAGCAATCGCTATCAGAGCTGGCAGGAAAACCTACGCAGTTTGGAGGCCGTGTCCGATGAAGGTGTCATCAGTACCCCGTACTTGATATCTAGAATGCGAAACGCCCTTCCACACGACACCATCTATGTTCTGGAGGCTGTCACCAACGCGGGCGCTGTTATCAACCACCTCAACCTGACTCAA CCAGGTTCTCTCGTCGGCAGTGGGGCTGGTGGACTGGGATGGGGAGGCGGTGCCTCGCTGGGTATCAAGTTAGCCAAGCCAAATTCCTTCATCTGTGCAAT CATCGGAGACGGATCATATCTCTTCAGCCAGATGGAGAGCGTGTACTGGATTGCCCGGCGCTATAACATTCCATTCCTGTGTATCGTGTTGAACAACAGCGGGTGGAATGCACCCAAGGTGTCGGCTCTCCTTGTCCACAAAGATGGGTTGTCGTCAAAGTCGAACAGGGGCG ATCTCAATCTCTCGTTCGAGCCCTCGCCTGACTACCCTGGAattgcggctgctgctgggggtgcATGGGGTGCTACTGTCAAGGCACCAGGAGAGTTGGATCTAACTCTCAAGGAGGCAACAGATGTTGTCCGCAATGGACGATGTGCTGTCGTTGACGTGAC TGTGCCGTCAATGTGGAAGGAGAACTAG
- a CDS encoding uncharacterized protein (ID:PFLUO_008048-T1.cds;~source:funannotate), which translates to MLMATYAHHIAHPNLAYDYLGIAIRIAYSTGINRDLDSASAAAIETQAALRTWWTLYSLESELCLEYGKPLCIRETDAKAAYPHEPLDLAANASKITFIIFMAKLSRITRKIIDLLSDISEKGLSMQSYVGRLMNHQAELMTWRGELPVHLSPRDSVPMARLYVMENTAWIQRQYYEVEIRE; encoded by the exons ATGTTGATG GCGACTTATGCTCACCATATAGCTCACCCCAACC TCGCGTATGACTACTTGGGAATTGCCATCAGAATTGCATATTCAACCGGGATCAACCGAGACCTTGATTCTGCCAGCGCCGCTGCAATCGAGACTCAGGCTGCTCTGCGGACATGGTGGACTCTGTATAGCTTGGAGTCGGAGCTCTGTCTCGAGTACGGGAAACCACTGTGCATCCGGGAGACTGATGCCAAAGCTGCTTATCCACATGAGCCCTTG GACCTAGCCGCAAATGCGAGCAAGATCACGTTTATTATTTTCATGGCCAAGCTCAGCAGAATAACTCGCAAGATCATTGATCTG CTATCGGACATCAGCGAAAAGGGACTTTCGATGCAGTCTTATGTGGGCCGACTTATGAATCACCAAGCAGAACTTATGACATGGAGAGGAGAGCTGCCCGTCCATCTCTCTCCTAGAGATAGCGTTCCCATGGCACGGCTCTACGTAATGGAAAACACTGCGTGGATACAGCGCCAGTACTACGAAGTGGAGATCCGTGAGTAA
- a CDS encoding uncharacterized protein (ID:PFLUO_008049-T1.cds;~source:funannotate) translates to MKLLIDYGAYDDPPVHLESWSHSLHNHQDDPLVAAVVSGDIDKLEILRSHANLSLSDRHLGPSLLRCAIQLGSSTEMMKMLLGSGLDLSGKDGLESLKHAARMSSLPMARQLLDLGAPVNASDARQSISPLHIAADPNYHTDVAIVKLLIDHGAQVNAMSFTGQTPLHCTARRCDVAVARVLLENGADVNIQTDYDKTALHIAAELNGADLIKLLLSCGATVPSEANGLPPIRLAADNPIAQMLLAHDPNAHFRE, encoded by the coding sequence ATGAAGTTACTGATTGACTACGGTGCCTACGACGACCCCCCCGTCCACCTTGAATCTTGGAGTCATAGCCTTCATAATCACCAAGATGACCCGCTAGTCGCCGCCGTGGTATCAGGCGACATCGACAAATTGGAAATACTTCGTTCCCATGCAAACTTGAGCCTCTCAGACCGCCATCTGGGGCCGAGCCTACTGCGCTGTGCTATCCAGCTTGGGAGTTCCACGgaaatgatgaagatgctTCTTGGCTCTGGCCTTGACCTCAGTGGGAAAGATGGGTTGGAATCTTTGAAACATGCTGCGAGAATGTCATCACTGCCAATGGCGCggcagctgctggatcttgGTGCCCCCGTGAACGCATCAGATGCCCGCCAGAGCATCAGTCCCTTACATATTGCTGCGGATCCTAATTATCATACTGATGTGGCCATTGTCAAGCTACTTATTGACCACGGAGCTCAAGTCAATGCCATGAGTTTTACCGGCCAGACCCCTCTACATTGCACAGCCCGTCGATGTGATGTTGCTGTCGCAAGGGTACTCCTTGAAAATGGCGCGGATGTGAATATCCAAACTGATTATGATAAAACTGCATTACATATTGCCGCTGAGTTGAATGGTGCGGATCTGATCaagctgcttctttcttgtggAGCTACGGTGCCTTCTGAAGCTAATGGCCTGCCTCCTATTCGCTTGGCGGCGGACAATCCAATAGCCCAGATGCTTCTCGCACATGATCCCAATGCACATTTTCGAGAATAA